In Kiritimatiellia bacterium, the sequence AACATTGGGAAAATCTTCTGGGCTCGCGATCTTTCCGGATCTTCGCTGGGTTCGAATGGTCTTCTTCTGATCGGCGAGATGTACCAGTCGTTCTGGCCGGCGTGGACTGGAGTGCCGCCCGCGACGGCCCTTATGGACATGAATCATCCGCGCGGCCGGCTCGACAACGACACGACGACATTCCTCCTTGTCACGAACTTCACTGGATCCGTCGATCAGGATCTTGATACAAACGATGACGGCACATTCGATGTTACGCCGTTCACCCAAATTCTGGACAGTGTCGGCTGGCTCGATGGATCAGTGGGAGACCGCGTCTATACGCCGGCGTCGCTGACGCAATCTTCGGGTACACCCGATGCCGCCACCCGCGTGGCGACGAACATCAATCCCCATAGCTTCGCCGCGTGGTTCAACGGCGATTTGATGACGAATGCGTCGGATAGCGCCGGCATAACCTACAATCCGTTCCGGGGATCGGTCATTATGCCTGCCGGCGCAAAGATCACGCCGGGCCAAACGAATCACTGGAATACGGACCGGCAACCGCCTCTGATCGCGCCGATTCCGGATCGCGTCGTCAAAGTAAGCAATACGGTCGTAATGACCGTTCAAGCGCTGGCGACGGACGGGGACCCGGTGACTCTCGCCCTGCAAAGCGGACCCTCCGGTGCGACCTTCGGGTCAACGGGGACCGTGGGAACCCTGACGTGGTTCGCTACGCCCACGGGTGTTTATGCGGTCATTTTCACGGCGACCGACGTGGACGGCACAAGCACGGCACAGGTTCAGATCATCGTCCAGACAGCGGCCGTCGCAACGATTCGAATCACGGAGGTGATGTCGAAGAGTTCGCATCCGGCCGATCGGGACTGGTTTGAAATTTACAATTACGGGGATTCGCCCGTCGACCTGACGGGCATCTCCTGGGATGACGATTCCAATATCCCCGGAAGTGGCCACTTCAACGGATATGTCATTCCGCCCGGCGGCACCTATGTGATTTCCGCGAGGCCTGCAGGGACCGAATCCATTTTCCTACAAGAGTGGGGCTTGCCCTCCAATGCGCCTGTCTGGTGCGCGGGTCCCGCCGTGTTCCAGAATTTCAGTTCCGCGGGGGATGCTCTGTACATCTACGACCAATATGGACTTGAAATCACCAGCGTCGTGATCCCGCCGGCCACGATTGGTTACTCGTTTGAATGGGCGGGCGATGGTTCAAACTTAGGTCTCAGTGTGGCTGGCGAAAATGGCGCGTACATCGCGCCTGACAATGGCGAGGGCTCCCCCGGCACTGATGTCGCCTCGCCCGGCTATGCCCTACCTGTCCATCCGACGAACGATTCCGATGGCGACGGCCAGACGGATCTCGAAGAGTGGATCGCCGGCACGGATCCCAACTCCGCCAGCAGCGCTTTCTTGTGGACTGCCCATTCTGCAGGGATTGCTTCCGTGGGGTTGGTCAGCGGGCGGTGGTATGAGGTTCAGTCGACAACCAATCTCATCACAGGTCCATGGCTCAGCGTGACGAATTTTGTCGCTCCGTCGAATATGGTGTGGATTACTGGGCCCGGAACAAACGGGATGGAGTTGCGCCGCATTCGCGTCAAGCGGCCCTGATCCGAGCATGCGCCGCATGGCAAGGGGCGCCGACTGGCGGCGCAGCCGCCCCGATCACTATGCCTGCATTTCTTGAGATCGAAAGGGCGGAGGTCACTCTCGGCTCTCTCCGAGTCCTTCAGGGTGTGAGTGTTTCGATCGGAAAGGGCAAGTGCCTCGCGATTCTCGGCCCCTCCGGCTGCGGCAAATCCACTCTTCTAAATGCGGTGGCCGGATTTGTCCCTCTCGATGCGGGTCGCATTTCCTGCAACGGACGTGCCTTGGACGATCCGGCGGCGCGTCGCTTCGTCCCGATTCCGAAACGCCGGTTTGCGACCGTCTTTCAGGACTTCAGCCTCTGGCCTCATATGAGCGTCGCAGAAAACGTCGCATTTGGTCTCCGCGTGCAGGGTCTCGACACTGCCGAACGGGAGCGCAGAACACGCGATGCGCTAACCAAGGTGCGCATGTTGGATTATGCCAATCGCCTCCCGTCCGAGCTCTCCGGCGGTCAGCAGCAGCGCGTTGCCATCGCGCGCGCGCTGGCCTTTCGCCCCGATTTGTTGCTTTTTGACGAACCGCTGAGCGCCCTGGATGCCCGTCTCCGCGCCGAGTTACGGGCTGAAATCGCACGGCTTCTTCGCGATGAGGGCCTAACCGCGGTCTACGTCACGCATGACCAGGCGGAGGCTTTTAGTCTTGGCGACACAGTCGCGGTGATGCGTGAAGGACGGCTGGAGCAGGTGGACGACCCCGAAACCCTGTACCGGTTTCCGCGGACCCGCTTTGTCGCTTCGTTCATCGGGGCGGCGAACACCGTTCCCTTTGAACAGCGGGAGGGGCGCCTGATTCTGGATGGGCATTTTCGCCTGCCCGCCCGCAAGGATTGGCCTCCTCGAGGGTGGTGTTACATCCGCCGCGAAGGGGTCCATATTCGGGGCGTTTCCGAGGATGCCCGCGAGGTTGCCGTGTGCGCAGATCGGCAATTCTTGGGCGCGCGGGTCGAAGCGGTCGCGCGGTGGCCCTCGGGTTTTGAGCTGGCTGGCGAGGCGGTCGGCCCCGTATTTCGCGGAGACCGGGTGTGCGTCGAAATCGATCCCGCCCACATGGGCCTGCTCTACGACCCTGCATGAAGACATGTGCGGCCATGACCATTGCCGCGCTGCTTGTCGGCTGCTCGCCCGCTGCTGAAAAGGATGTCAACCGACTAATCGTTTACAGCGCCGGTCCTCGCCCATTAGCCGAGGCGATCTGCACCTCCTTTGCCTCGAACGCGGGCGTTCGCGTCGATTTGTTTCAAGCCACCACCGGCCAGATTCTCGCTCGACTGGAGGCGGAGAAATATCGCCCACGCGCCGACGTGATCCTCCTGGCGGGCGAGGTCCCCGCCCACGCGCTCAAAAAACAGGGGCGTCTGGCGCCCTTCCGCCCGGCTTGTGCAGATCGTCTGCGAGCCGAGTGGTGCGACCCCGACGGCGCATATTGGGGATCAGCGGCAACCCTTGTCGGTGTGGCGTTGCGCCAGGACAGAGCCCGCGAGGCGCCGCGAAGTTGGTCGGAATGGTTCCAGATCGACGATGCTCGGCGGGTCGTTATGCCGTCGCCATCCCGGTCCGGAGCCACGGGCGATTTTGTTGTAGGTCTCGCGCTGGATTTGGGAGAAACCGTTCTGCCCGGATTTGCGCGGTTGAGACTTCGAGGAATGGACTTCGCCGCCGCGAACAACCAGGCCATTCAGGCGCTGTCTATGGGCGTCTATGACGCCCTTCTCGGCGCGGTTGACTACATTATTTACCAACAAATTCTTCGTGGCGAGCCGCTGGAGATGATGTATCCCGAGGATGGCGCTGTCCTGGTTACCCGCCCGATGGCCATATTGTCATCCTCGCGAAGGCAGGAACTGGCCCGGCGATTCGTGGAACACTATCTGAGCGAAGAGAGCCAGCAGCGCGTCGCTCGCGCCTGCTTGATTCCGGCCCGGCTGGATGTGCCGGCTCATCCGATTCGTGGAGCGGAACCTCAACGGGTCATCCGACCGGATCCCGATCTGGCGGTCGCGCGACAGGCGGCTCTGCTCCGAAAATTCCAACTCGAAATCGAGCGCGCTGCATCGAGGCGCGCTCTGCAACGCGCGGCGGGGGAAGTCCGGTGAGCGGGCGACGCCGAGAGTTCGGCCGCGCCCGGGCGGGGGCGGTGTTTGCACTCGCGTTCCTCTCGCTGGCGTGCGGCTACCCGCTCGCCCTGTTGGCCTTTCAGAGTCTATTCCCTGAAGGACTTGGGGGAGATTTTTCGGGATTTCTGGTCCCGTTTCGCGTGTTGGGGCAGACACCGGACCTCGTGCACATGCTCGCCCATTCAGCGGCATGGGCGGCGGCGACCACGCTTCTCGCCTGGCTCTTTGGGATCCCCTGTGGCTTCCTCCTGGCGCGCTGCGCCCTTCCGGGGCGGGCGCTGGCGCGGATAACCTTGTTGGTGCCCATCATGACGCCGCCGTATGTGGCTGCGCTCTCCTACGTCGTTTTTCTTCAACCCGGCGGATTCGGCGACATGTGGTTCGGCGTGCCTGAAAGCTTGCGCGACTGGTTTTTTTCCTTCCACGGCGTGACGCTTGTCATGGCGCTGGCGTCCTTTGGTTATGTGGCGCTGGGGGTGGAGGCTGCCCTGTTGCGCATTCCCAGCCGGCTCGAGGATGCCGCGCTTCAGCTCGGCGCGTCGCGTCGCCGGCTCTGGCGCGAAATCCGGCTTCCGCTCCTCGCGCCGGCTATTCTAAACACGGGTCTGCTCGTCAGCCTCGATGCGTTGTCGAATTTTGGCGTGCCGGCGGTGCTAGGTACTCGGGCAAATCTCGCGCTGTTGCCCGCGGAGATTTACAACCTCGTCACAAGCTGGCCGATCGATCTACCCGCCGCCTCGGCGCTTTCCTCCGTGCTTGCGGCGTTTGCTTTGCTCTCCGCCCAAATTGGCCATCGCTTTTCTCGCAAGGCCGCCCCGGCTCCCGCCCGTGCGGCGCCTGTGCGGACCGCGCGGCTAACCCCCTGGCAGGCGGCGCTGGCCTGGCTGTGGTTTGGCGGCTTGTTTGTCCTAAGCACGGGAATGCCCTACGCGGCCATGCTGGCGATGAGCATGGTCGATCGCTGGACCGAAGACGGGCCAACTTGGAACCTGCGGCATTATGCGGCTTTGTTATCGCCAGGTTCCGGAGGGCGCTCGGCGCTAATGACCAGCCTGGGTCTCGCGGCTATCGCGGCGACAGTGTGCGCCCTCATTGGCGGCTGCATCGCTTATGTCGCGGCACGGTCCGGACCCGCGATGCGAAGGGCGATTGAAGCGCTCGGCATTCTCCCGCGCGCGATTCCGAAGATTGTGCTGGCGGTCGGCCTGATCCTCGCATGGAACGCCCCGTGGGTGCCTATTGATGTGTACGGCACGCTGGGCATGCTGCTGCTCGCGTATGTGGTCTGCTATATCTCGGACGCGCTGGCCTATGCCGGAGCGGCTGTGCGCAGGATTGATCCGCGTTTGGAGCTGGCCGGCGCCCAGCTTGGGGCGGGGCGGTTCCGCATTCTCCGGGCGATCGTGCTTCCTCAGCTTGCTCCCGCGCTGGGGGCCGCCTGGCTGACGACGTTCATCGTCTGCGTGCGCGAGCTGGTTTGCTCCGTGTTGCTCCTGCCGCCGGGGATGGACACCACGGCTACTTTCATCTTCAACCAGTTCGAGCAAGGTGATGTCGGCGCGGCGATGGCCATGGCCACAGTTACAATCGGCGCCACGACGGCCACCCTACTGCTCACCCAGCGATTGCTGAACCGCGTCACGGAATCTCCGCATTGATTGGCCATCGAAATGCAGCATCCTCACGCAATATGAAGACCGACCCTCGCATGGATTCGATCCGCTTGGTTGCGCTGGATTTCGATGGGACGGTGATGGTGTATCCGGATCCGACCGGCGTCTTTCATCCAGACATCATCCGCGCGATCAATGCGCTGGAGGCGCTAGGTATTCGCTGGTGTACGAACAGTGGCCGGGATATTATCGACCAGAAGGTTGTGTTGGAGCGGAGCCGAATGGCGGGGTTGACGCACCCCCCCGACGCGCTGATCTGCTCGGAAAGTTTTGTCTATCTGCGGTGCGGCTCGGAATACGAGCCGCTCCAACCGTGGAACTTCGACGCGGAATCCCGGCTCTCGCGCTGTTCGAGGGAGGCTCGTGCTGCTCTCGAGCCCCATCTGCCTCGCTGGGCCAGCGATTTTCCGGGTCTGTTTTACGTCGAACAAGGCCTTTTTCCCGCTCTGCGCGCGGCAGATGAAGGCGCGCAGGCGGAAGCCCTCTTCATGGAAGTCCGGCGGGTTACTGCGAACATTCCTAGGGTTTTCGTCAGCCGTAACGGTTGCTGGGTGGCGGTCCTGCCGGAAGGGCTGGGCAAAGGTCCCTCGCTTTCCGCATATGCGAAGGCTCGAGGCTTCGGGCCGGACCACATTCTCGCCGTCGGCGACCATCAGAACGACCTCTCGATGTTGGACGGCCGCCACGCGGGCCTGGTCGGATGTCCCGCCGATGCGCACCCGGACATCCGAGAAATCGTCCTCCGCGCAGGCGGAATCGTCGCCACTTCCGCAGGGCCCGAGGGCACGCTCGAAATCCTCGACGCGTTGTTGCGCGCTCGAGCTCAACCTAACGAATGCGCATTATGTGATGCGGAGAATACTTCGGAACCCGCGGACGCCGGACCCGCAGCTCGAACTCCGCACATTCCATAGGTCTGAATTTCCATAGCATGGAATTCGTAAAGCCCATTTTTTCCATAGGATGGAAACCATGAAGCATACTTTTTCCATAGCATGGAAATTCTGGCTCATCGCGATTTGGCTCTGCACTCAGGCATGGGCTGAGCCAACTCAAATTTTCTTCAGCTTTACCGCTGGCGCAGCGGGCGGGCTTGGAAGGATCGAAGTCGATGCGGATTCTGGCGTCGTCCTCACGCAGGAGATTGTGTACGCTTCGCCCGCTGCACGCGAGGGCGGCAAAGTGGCCCAGACGAGAGAGGGTTGGGCGGTGCTGGCTGTCAATGCAAAGGCGCCGGGAAACTTGGTCATCCGAAACCCCACCGGGCTGGTGTCGACCCTCACGATTTCGGACAAGCTCGATGAAATACGCGTCCGGGCGAGCCGGGCGATTGTCGGGGGCGAAGAAGGCGGGGTATATCTGATCGACCTCGCTGAAGGTAGGGTTCTGCGCGATTGGCAGCTCAAGAGCGCCCTCAATCCGCCGGGTCGCCGGCCCGAGGATGTCCGCTTCGACCCGAACGGTCGCCTCGCGTGGGTTACGCTTCAAAAGGACAGCAAGGATGGTAAACGCCTCGGACATCGGTTGGTCGCTCTGGACCTTGAAACCGGAGAAGTGGCAGCCGATTTGCGCCTCCCGCGCGACCGAAGCGAACTTCATTTTGGAAGGGACGGCGACCTGAGGCAAAGCGGACCGGGACCCGAGGTCGTCTTGTTGTTTCCGCGCTCCAACACGCTGTTGGTGACCCTGGATTTATATGGCGCGGTCGGCTTGATGGATCTCGAGGCGGCTCGAAATGGCGAATTCTCGCGGTGGACGACGATCCCGACGTCGCTGGACGGATCATGGGGGACGGCGTTTCCGGACCGAGCAGTTGGGGTGGACATCGGTGGGCGGGATCATGCCCTGGTGCTGAATGCGGGACCCGAGGGCGGGGCTGTACTCATTGACCTGACTGCGCGCAAAGTCGCGCAAGTTATCCCGGTCGGCCATGGCCTCTATTCGCCCGAACCGATTCCTGCACTGGGCGCGATCGCCGCCGCCGCGGGTGGCAAGCTCAAGCGTCGAGGTGAGGACGACGTCGAAAAATCGTTCGCGCCCCGGCCGGAGGTCGCCATTTTCGAAATTCGTGAAGAGGCATCTGAGCTGAATCTTCGCCTGATTGCGCTGGACCAGCCCACGCACACGCTGCGAGCGGTGGCGCCGCAGCGGAATGGTTTGCTCCTCGTCAATGTCGGTCTCGGAGCCGATCAATGGATCGTGATTGATGCCGTGGATGGGCAGATTCGAAGCCGCCAGTCCGCACCGGGCCGTGTTGTCCGCCTGGCCCCGTCGCCCGAGTGACGATCGAATTCAGCGGTCCGCGTGGCTATCGGTCGAGCTGCCGGTCGACCGGTATGGCCAAGGACCTCGAGGATGGCCAAGGATTTCATCCAGCGTGAGGTGGATCCGACCGACCGGCGCCTCGACACTGAGCCTTAGCAAGACGTAGGGGGGATCGCTGGAAATCCACAGTTGCCGCGGAATTCGCCCCAAAAACAGCGGGTCATTCCCGACAATCGGGCGAATGAAATACGCGGGGATCCTGCCGTAGCGAGGATGCTCAAAAGTCTGATGCGAATTGACGTCGATTCCAACGGTAATAATGCCCTCGTCGCCGGACACCACATACCAGTTTGTTTGCCCGGGTCGGAAATCGGCCGATCGGAGGGAGTACATCAGGGAGAGGATGTCTCGGATGTCCCGTGGCGCGGGAAAATCGCGCCGCTCGGGCACGAGCAAATTGTGCCAGAAGACCCGGCCTTCCTCGCGGTTGTAAAACGTGATGTCATGGCGTAACGAGCCGCCCTCCTGAAGGCGTTTTTCGAATCGGATGGGCAGAAAAGTTGTCGGGTCGACGATCGATTCGACCACATCGTCAATTCGATAAAATCGGTCCAGGAATGCATTGGATCGGACGTGAACACGCAACCGAATCAGTGGCGGTTGATCGTCGGTCCACTCCGATTCGATCATGGCTTCGCCGACGGGGATGCGGCCCCACGTGAGGCGGGCTCTGAGCGATTCACCGACCGGGAATGGCGGCTCATGGCCGGCGCCAAGCTGCGCAAAAACGGCCAGAAGGGCTCCGAAGAGACGGATCGCGCTTAACCGGATCCGACTTCGGTATGGGCGGCTTCGCGGATCCACCGCTTCACCTGCAGGCGCCGGTGCGGGGGAACGTGAAGCATCGTGCCGCGGCAGCGCGGCGATGAACAGTGGCAGCGGTAACGCAGGACGTCTTCCCGCGTAAATCGGCGGCCGAGTGTCAGCGCGTAGTCGAAAAGAAGCTCCTCGCCCACTTCGATGTCCCGCAGCGCGTAAAAGAACACGCGCCCATCCTCGATCACCGCCTCGCAATTTGGGTCGCAGGAGTGGTTGATGAAGCGGGAGACGTTGCCGCCCTCCCTCGGGTTGATGACATGGGTCGGGCTGACGTGCATGAGCTCCGTGTGAGATCCCTCACCGGCCGAATGATCGCTCCATTTTTCCCGGAGGCCTGTATACTCGATGATTCGTTCGCCTTTTGCGATCCGGCGTCGTGCAAACACTCCGGTTCCATGAATCAGCGATGCACGGGCCTCAACTGTCGTTTCGACATCCTTCATATCCGAATCGGATATATCGGGGCAGTCCGACAAATCAAGAGGGCCGGCCGCGTTCCATATAAGGGCAGCATAGCCGGCCGGAGTGATGGAAATATTTACGGCCCGAGGGAAACGACAATCGATCCCTCACCGTTTTGGAATGACGTGGGTGCCGTGGCCGAAGAAGATTTCGGCAGCCTCCATCATCGTTTCCGACAGGGTGGGGTGGGCGTGGATAGTCATCTTCAGGTCCTCCGCGCGCGCGGCCATTTCCACGGCGAGTACCCCTTCCGCGATCATCTCGCCCGCGCCGACGCCGACAATCCCGACGCCCAGGACCTGTTCCGTATGCGGGTCCAAGATAAGTTTTGTCAACCCCTCATTCCGGCCCATGGTGGCTGCGCGGCCTGACGCCGCCCATGGGAATGAGACCGTCTTGACTTCTCGCCCCTCCTGCCGCGCCTGAAGTTCGGTCAGACCGCACCACGCCATTTCCGGGTCGGTAAAGACCACCGCGGGAATCGCACGGGGATCAAAAATCGAGGGGTGTCCGAGAATGGCTTCAACGGCCACTCGCCCCTCGTGAGAGGCTTTATGGGCAAGCAGCGGTTCACCGGCGGCATCGCCGATGGCGAAGATGGTCGGCTCGGCGGTTCGGCGCTGTTTGTCGGTTTTGATGAATCCTTTCTCATCGAGCTGGACCCGAGTGTTCTCCAGACCGAGGTTCTCGGTATTCGGACGTCGTCCGACCGAAATCAAGATGCGGTCGAATTCCTGGACGGGCTCGTCCACGTGGAGTCCTTCAAAACGGACCTGGATCTTGTCGCCTTTGTCCACGAGCTCGACGACCTTGGTCTTGAGCATGATCTTGTGGAATTTCTTCTCGAGGACGCCGATGAGCACGTTGGC encodes:
- a CDS encoding lamin tail domain-containing protein, translating into MGDTITEWNFEQTDLTPNIGSGLATNVGGTSSAFASGNSSLQGWQTSSYPGQFTNSGSAGVAFFVSTVGYSNLALRFDHRASGTASRWARVDYTTNGGVAWVPFWTNGGGLSPHDTFYSFTNISFASVAGANNNSGFGIRIVSIFSPVTFTDEFAGVQGPNTAYHRARISGGSAYSPSGTWRFDNVRFTGDPISPSPPLYATNSAILINEILVNPIGTDDSREYVEIKGPPGTPLQGLSILEISGNGTNIGKIFWARDLSGSSLGSNGLLLIGEMYQSFWPAWTGVPPATALMDMNHPRGRLDNDTTTFLLVTNFTGSVDQDLDTNDDGTFDVTPFTQILDSVGWLDGSVGDRVYTPASLTQSSGTPDAATRVATNINPHSFAAWFNGDLMTNASDSAGITYNPFRGSVIMPAGAKITPGQTNHWNTDRQPPLIAPIPDRVVKVSNTVVMTVQALATDGDPVTLALQSGPSGATFGSTGTVGTLTWFATPTGVYAVIFTATDVDGTSTAQVQIIVQTAAVATIRITEVMSKSSHPADRDWFEIYNYGDSPVDLTGISWDDDSNIPGSGHFNGYVIPPGGTYVISARPAGTESIFLQEWGLPSNAPVWCAGPAVFQNFSSAGDALYIYDQYGLEITSVVIPPATIGYSFEWAGDGSNLGLSVAGENGAYIAPDNGEGSPGTDVASPGYALPVHPTNDSDGDGQTDLEEWIAGTDPNSASSAFLWTAHSAGIASVGLVSGRWYEVQSTTNLITGPWLSVTNFVAPSNMVWITGPGTNGMELRRIRVKRP
- a CDS encoding ABC transporter ATP-binding protein encodes the protein MPAFLEIERAEVTLGSLRVLQGVSVSIGKGKCLAILGPSGCGKSTLLNAVAGFVPLDAGRISCNGRALDDPAARRFVPIPKRRFATVFQDFSLWPHMSVAENVAFGLRVQGLDTAERERRTRDALTKVRMLDYANRLPSELSGGQQQRVAIARALAFRPDLLLFDEPLSALDARLRAELRAEIARLLRDEGLTAVYVTHDQAEAFSLGDTVAVMREGRLEQVDDPETLYRFPRTRFVASFIGAANTVPFEQREGRLILDGHFRLPARKDWPPRGWCYIRREGVHIRGVSEDAREVAVCADRQFLGARVEAVARWPSGFELAGEAVGPVFRGDRVCVEIDPAHMGLLYDPA
- a CDS encoding extracellular solute-binding protein; this encodes MKTCAAMTIAALLVGCSPAAEKDVNRLIVYSAGPRPLAEAICTSFASNAGVRVDLFQATTGQILARLEAEKYRPRADVILLAGEVPAHALKKQGRLAPFRPACADRLRAEWCDPDGAYWGSAATLVGVALRQDRAREAPRSWSEWFQIDDARRVVMPSPSRSGATGDFVVGLALDLGETVLPGFARLRLRGMDFAAANNQAIQALSMGVYDALLGAVDYIIYQQILRGEPLEMMYPEDGAVLVTRPMAILSSSRRQELARRFVEHYLSEESQQRVARACLIPARLDVPAHPIRGAEPQRVIRPDPDLAVARQAALLRKFQLEIERAASRRALQRAAGEVR
- a CDS encoding iron ABC transporter permease, with protein sequence MSGRRREFGRARAGAVFALAFLSLACGYPLALLAFQSLFPEGLGGDFSGFLVPFRVLGQTPDLVHMLAHSAAWAAATTLLAWLFGIPCGFLLARCALPGRALARITLLVPIMTPPYVAALSYVVFLQPGGFGDMWFGVPESLRDWFFSFHGVTLVMALASFGYVALGVEAALLRIPSRLEDAALQLGASRRRLWREIRLPLLAPAILNTGLLVSLDALSNFGVPAVLGTRANLALLPAEIYNLVTSWPIDLPAASALSSVLAAFALLSAQIGHRFSRKAAPAPARAAPVRTARLTPWQAALAWLWFGGLFVLSTGMPYAAMLAMSMVDRWTEDGPTWNLRHYAALLSPGSGGRSALMTSLGLAAIAATVCALIGGCIAYVAARSGPAMRRAIEALGILPRAIPKIVLAVGLILAWNAPWVPIDVYGTLGMLLLAYVVCYISDALAYAGAAVRRIDPRLELAGAQLGAGRFRILRAIVLPQLAPALGAAWLTTFIVCVRELVCSVLLLPPGMDTTATFIFNQFEQGDVGAAMAMATVTIGATTATLLLTQRLLNRVTESPH
- a CDS encoding HAD family hydrolase, whose protein sequence is MKTDPRMDSIRLVALDFDGTVMVYPDPTGVFHPDIIRAINALEALGIRWCTNSGRDIIDQKVVLERSRMAGLTHPPDALICSESFVYLRCGSEYEPLQPWNFDAESRLSRCSREARAALEPHLPRWASDFPGLFYVEQGLFPALRAADEGAQAEALFMEVRRVTANIPRVFVSRNGCWVAVLPEGLGKGPSLSAYAKARGFGPDHILAVGDHQNDLSMLDGRHAGLVGCPADAHPDIREIVLRAGGIVATSAGPEGTLEILDALLRARAQPNECALCDAENTSEPADAGPAARTPHIP
- a CDS encoding DUF3108 domain-containing protein gives rise to the protein MDPRSRPYRSRIRLSAIRLFGALLAVFAQLGAGHEPPFPVGESLRARLTWGRIPVGEAMIESEWTDDQPPLIRLRVHVRSNAFLDRFYRIDDVVESIVDPTTFLPIRFEKRLQEGGSLRHDITFYNREEGRVFWHNLLVPERRDFPAPRDIRDILSLMYSLRSADFRPGQTNWYVVSGDEGIITVGIDVNSHQTFEHPRYGRIPAYFIRPIVGNDPLFLGRIPRQLWISSDPPYVLLRLSVEAPVGRIHLTLDEILGHPRGPWPYRSTGSSTDSHADR
- a CDS encoding SET domain-containing protein-lysine N-methyltransferase, giving the protein MKDVETTVEARASLIHGTGVFARRRIAKGERIIEYTGLREKWSDHSAGEGSHTELMHVSPTHVINPREGGNVSRFINHSCDPNCEAVIEDGRVFFYALRDIEVGEELLFDYALTLGRRFTREDVLRYRCHCSSPRCRGTMLHVPPHRRLQVKRWIREAAHTEVGSG
- the lpdA gene encoding dihydrolipoyl dehydrogenase; translation: MSSANFHTPLLVIGGGPGGYPAAFLAADHGLSVTLVDQDANPGGVCLYRGCIPSKALLHVARVMSEARESVEWGLTYSEPVIDLDRMRAWKDKVIAKLTGGLGTLTRKRNIRFIQGRAHLLSNRSAEVACVDGSRHTITFDHCILAPGSRPVIPPGMDLRTDRVMDSTAALNLPDIPGSLLIIGGGYIGCELGTVYATLGSKVTMVEMLPQLLTGADRDLANVLIGVLEKKFHKIMLKTKVVELVDKGDKIQVRFEGLHVDEPVQEFDRILISVGRRPNTENLGLENTRVQLDEKGFIKTDKQRRTAEPTIFAIGDAAGEPLLAHKASHEGRVAVEAILGHPSIFDPRAIPAVVFTDPEMAWCGLTELQARQEGREVKTVSFPWAASGRAATMGRNEGLTKLILDPHTEQVLGVGIVGVGAGEMIAEGVLAVEMAARAEDLKMTIHAHPTLSETMMEAAEIFFGHGTHVIPKR